In one window of Eubalaena glacialis isolate mEubGla1 chromosome 13, mEubGla1.1.hap2.+ XY, whole genome shotgun sequence DNA:
- the HELZ2 gene encoding LOW QUALITY PROTEIN: helicase with zinc finger domain 2 (The sequence of the model RefSeq protein was modified relative to this genomic sequence to represent the inferred CDS: inserted 10 bases in 8 codons; deleted 1 base in 1 codon; substituted 7 bases at 7 genomic stop codons), whose amino-acid sequence MPDVLKRDPALSHVVSISQCPSSPHTAQPEVLRLGGTSTHTNPASATKTNPLLQLQVLEAPDGPRSQEWTSPGRWQAGCTLRFETQREDVGSGLEALTGSPISVDDCPPGLGSAPPTPPSSVLMRPLPRVIRKSGGVGHQGTGEELTSPQGAASEERSGLRVTLCPGAGLGLQARFRVEVRTRREEASWSQDREHVAGVSRGADPSWGKDDSKRSSRLRPSPQAKLGPSWDAEEIWDPPTHRHNNLLAQGQESQEEHGVPDTSPYLLVTRPALPLSRQLYNLGDFSSQVNSPEDQLGLRFHPTEPGQHQRRHCQGRKTTEELPLAGLCAQVDLCPGCFRCTQRLDEKTYLLSRVEHSCPXEIPLARLKPAARSRVRCEADRPPTIPRLTRPGLPLLQPGLGCRRHPNQRPFARSPEGALVWTFEREHCGSRLGLKTRVRGSGARGELRTXAEAIRAEXGGRFLQLCSLCFQRCPPRLSPLGSRGCCPRHGACPSLLSHPLAFCKLVGRGWLCGQGDHSAMEVAVWEAEELSLHHREMLTPXALTGDGHTHPHGQPPGVQLYCPACQATCGSRKAFKNHCSPLEHTQMLALDMAVPWKHRSLPAGLSMLELCPRPNLCEFGDMCTKVHSEQELQEWTQRAGTVALREHTAWREGLLPYQARPLAEYQQSRSEVLLAAEGVSMHFSQPLAHQVQEKQTQHAWTFTVHSEAPLLHVALLKQAPGADFSLAAPSLSPGRVFMLGKRFCTSGSPAQFRVGVRVQSSCFGTIQQWVVFHFCPWPVLLRKLELQLGQAHSWGLWGTPVPGLPEELEXWHAGNCHVGPGVERTAKYKVPALGLELCPGGPDXGPISAASYRQRLHQRLHEEEAALQQLVAEWATALVSXPVTSPPGXTFGPVSLKTALETPALGILFPPPGALYAQVPIPSLVPDTDKGFLLGXAVSTALVAPVPAPDLRVLEAPVENRASSEQAPWLLPPTHYCASLGLQPETRRILEVQFQMDPLAFLHWHQAMDALPEEQLVLPNPLACALPSXPVLPALPGNSRQKLPVAVTMGTSPGGTQPIAPLPICGPFGTGKTYALAMASLEVARQPHTKVLICTHTDRAADIYIAXHFHSHASSGHPKATPLWVMDTGCPLSQTDAATLRYCCLTKDCRAFRVPMWAELERHCIVVATASQARKLRVPASFFSHILIDEATQTLEXETLTPLRCTTPGICLVLAGDRMQVAPRLXPRHGGPAAGPTLLHRLVQHYQEGTHTAAERSHVTVPGNHRCTEAIVSFVSRHFYVAGGSPIHASGKILHHPQRXPLTFCHVAGSPEHDMSTTTWLDTAEVVQVVEKVQEVYDTWLHCWGPQEQRAICAVSHGAQVSMLRQELRKRDLGQVSVCSLEILPGHPPLXVVVLTMVHTHRSLLNPGAPALEFFTDARMLSTVMSMPARGVQDRHETWCPWEGAGALGGDPDDKTPAGVQGCDGGAPGGCHVLHPDFCSPLTPSGLLPGLRNFTCSSGCIFVLPSVETSAPDPSPSRGSSDLGNRSQCNSTSPWPLCSGDSPPAAVCTRQRTRPAEREAREAQRRGHDGAGRTRTCAPASMATPGGRFGASHSRVPAVAPPYPDIQEEAPQPRDATDSMTVRLDPLGGIQQHIGGWRGLGGEPQAETVPALQRTLAIAGGPAVLVTITVCVVVDGKLEVSELLAELRGT is encoded by the exons CAACCCAGCATCTGCCACGAAGACCAATCCCCTCCTACAGCTGCAGGTCCTGGAGGCACCAGATGGGCCGCGCAGCCAGGAGTGGACCTCCCCTGGGCGGTGGCAGGCGGGCTGCACGCTGAGGTTCGAGACCCAGAG AGAGGACGTGGGCTCTGGCCTCGAGGCCCTGACTGGAAGCCCGATCTCGGTGGACG ACTGTCCTCCGGGCTTGGGAAGCGCCCCGCCCACCCCACCTTCCTCAGTCCTGATGAGGCCCCTCCCTCGGGTCATCCGCAAGAGTGGGGGAGTGGGCCACCAAGGGACAGGCGAGGAGCTGACCAGCCCACAAGGTGCTGCCTCAGAGGAGCGGTCAGGCCTCAG GGTCACCCTCTGCCCGGGGGCTGGTCTGGGGCTCCAGGCAAGGTTCAGGGTGGAGGTGAGAACCCGCCGCGAAGAGGCGTCGTGGAGTCAGGACAGAGAGCACGTGGCTGGGGTGAGCCGCGGTGCCGACCCTTCCTGGG GGAAGGACGATTCTAAGAGGTCCTCACGGCTGCGCCCCTCCCCACAGGCTAAGCTGGGACCCTCCTGGGATGCTGAGGAGATCTGGGACCCTCCCACCCACAGACACAACAACCTGCTTGCCCAGGGCCAG GAGAGCCAGGAGGAGCACGGGGTCCCTGACACGTCCCCGTATCTGCTGGTTACACGGCCGGCCCTCCCCTTGTCCAGGCAGCTCTACAATCTAGGAG ATTTCTCATCGCAGGTGAACAGCCCAGAGGACCAGCTGGGCCTCAGATTCCACCCCACAGAGCCAGGCCAGCATCAGAGACGGCACTGCCAGGGTCGCAAAACCACCGAGGAGCTACCTCTGGCCGGCCTGTGCGCCCAGGTGGACCTGTGTCCCGGCTGCTTCCGCTGCACCCAGCGGCTTGAT GAAAAGACCTACCTCCTGAGCAGGGTGGAGCACAGCTGCC AAGAGATCCCGCTGGCCCGCCTGAAGCCAGCCGCCAGGAGCAGGGTGCGGTGTGAGGCAGACCGCCCGCCCACGATCCCGCGGCTCACGCGGCCAGGTCTGCCGCTCCTACAGCCGGGGCTCGGCTGCCGGCGCCACCCCAACCAGCGCCCCTTTGCCAGGAGCCCCGAGGGGGCGCTGGTCTGGACCTTTGAGCGTGAGCACTGCGGCAGCCGTCTGGGGCTGAAGACCCGGGTGCGGGGCAGCGGGGCCCGGGGTGAGCTGCGCA TGGCCGAGGCCATCCGCGCCG TGGGGGGCCGCTTCCTGCAGCTTTGCTCTCTCTGCTTCCAGCGCTGCCCGCCACGCCTCAGCCCCCTGGGCTCCCGGGGCTGCTGCCCCAGGCACGGAGCctgcccctctctcctttcccac CCGCTGGCCTTCTGCAAGTTGGTGGGGCGCGGGTGGCTGTGCGGGCAGGGCGACCACAGCGCCATGGAGGTGGCCGTGTGGGAGGCTGAGGAGCTGAGTCTCCATCACAGGGAGATGCTCACGCC CGCCCTCACTGGGGATGGGCACACACACCCCCACGGCCAGCCCCCCGGCGTCCAGCTGTACTGCCCCGCCTGCCAGGCCACCTGCGGCTCCCGGAAGGCCTTCAAGAACCACTGTTCCCCCCTGGAGCATACACAGATGCTGGCCTTAGACATGGCTGTGCCCTGGAAGCACCGCAGCCTGCCTGCCGGGCTTTCCATGCTGGAGCTCTGCCCGAG gcccaACCTCTGTGAGTTCGGGGACATGTGCACCAAGGTGCATTCAGAGCAGGAGCTGCAAGAGTGGACCCAGCGCGCCGGGACCGTGGCGCTGAGGGAGCACACAGCCTGGCGGGAGGGGCTGCTGCCTTACCAGGCCCGGCCGCTGGCCGAATACCAGCAGAGCCGCAGTGAGGTCCTGCTG GCCGCTGAAGGCGTATCTATGCACTTCAGCCAGCCCCTGGCGCATCAGGTCCAGGAGAAGCAAACTCAGCACGCCTGGACCTTCACTGTCCACTCCGAG GCACCCCTGCTACACGTGGCCCTGCTCAAGCAGGCGCCGGGAGCAGACTTCTCACTGGCGGCCCCCAGCCTCTCTCCGGGCCGGGTCTTCATGCTGGGGAAGCGCTTCTGCACGTCTGGCTCCCCAGCCCAGTTCCGGGTTGGGGTGCGTGTGCAGAGCTCTTGCTTCGGCACCATCCAGCAATGGGTGGTCTTCCACTTCTGCCCCTGGCCAGTGCTGCTGAGGAAGCTGGAGCTGCAGCTGGGCCAGGCGCACTCCTGGGGGCTCTGGGGGACGCCAGTGCCTGGGCTTCCGGAGGAGCTGG CCTGGCATGCTGGCAACTGCCACGTGGGGCCTGGCGTGGAGAGGACGGCCAAGTACAAGGTGCCTGCTCTGGGCCTGGAGCTCTGTCCCGGCGGCCCCG CCGGGCCCATCTCCGCCGCCAGCTACCGGCAGAGGCTGCACCAGCGTCTCCACGAGGAGGAGGCGGCTCTGCAGCAACTGGTGGCCGAGTGG GCCACGGCTCTGGTCAGCTGACCCGTGACCTCCCCACCAGGCTGAACCTTCGGGCCGGTATCCCTGAAGACGGCGCTGGAGACGCCAGCCCTGGGCATCCTCTTCCCGCCACCAGGAGCGCTGTACGCGCAGGTGCCCATCCCCTCCCTGGTGCCAGACACGGACAAGGGCTTTCTGCTGGGCTGAGCGGTCAGCACAGCCCTCGTGGCCCCTGTGCCTGCGCCTGACCTCAGGGTGCTTGAGGCCCCCGTGGAGAACCGGGCCAGCTCGGAGCAGGCGCCGTGGCTGCTGCCGCCCACCCACTACTGCGCATCCCTGGGGCTGCAGCCCGAGACCAGGCGGATCTTAGAAGTCCAGTTCCAGATGGACCCGCTGGCCTTCCTCCACTGGCACCAGGCCATGGACGCACTGCCCGAGGAGCAGCTGGTGCTGCCCAACCCGCTGGCCTGTGCCCTGCCCTC GCCCGTTCTACCCGCCCTGCCAGGCAACAGCAGGCAGAAGCTGCCAGTGGCGGTCACCATGGGGACCAGCCCAGGGGGCACGCAGCCCATCGCCCCGCTGCCGATTTGCGGCCCCTTTGGCACGGGCAAGACCTATGCACTGGCCATGGCCTCCCTGGAGGTCGCCCGCCAGCCCCACACCAAGGTGCTCATCTGTACGCACACCGACAG ggCAGCAGACATCTATATCGCCTAGCATTTCCACAGCCACGCCAGCAGCGGTCACCCCAAGGCCACTCCACTCTGGGTAATGGACACGGGCTGCCCACTGAGCCAGACAGACGCGGCCACGCTGCGCTACTGTTGCCTGACCAAGGACTGCCGGGCCTTCCGCGTGCCGATGTGGGCCGAGCTGGAGCGACACTGCATCGTGGTCGCCACCGCGTCCCAGGCCCGCAAGCTCAGGGTGCCCGCCAGCTTCTTCTCCCACATCCTCATCGACGAGGCCACCCAGACGCTGGAGTGAGAGACGCTCACCCCGCTACGCTGCACCACGCCCGGCATCTGCCTGGTCCTGGCGGGGGACCGCATGCAGGTTGCGCCCAGGC TCCCGCGCCACGGGGGCCCCGCGGCAGGACCCACGCTGTTGCACCGCCTGGTCCAGCACTACCAGGAGGGGACGCACACGGCTGCCGAGAGGAGCCACGTCACTGTGCCCGGGAACCACCGCTGCACCGAGGCCATCGTCAGCTTTGTCTCCCGCCACTTCTACGTGGCCGGGGGCAGCCCCATCCACGCCAGTGGCAAGATCCTGCACCACCCCCAGCGCTAACCTCTCACTTTCTGCCACGTGGCGGGCAGTCCGGAGCACGACATGTCTACGACAACTTGGCTGGACACGGCCGAGGTCGTTCAGGTCGTTGAGAAGGTACAGGAGGTCTATGACACCTGGCTCCACTGCTGGGGCCCCCAGGAGCAGAGGGCCATCTGCGCGGTGTCCCACGGTGCTCAG GTGAGCATGCTGAGGCAGGAGCTGAGGAAGAGGGACCTGGGCCAGGTCTCTGTGTGCAGCTTGGAGATCCTGCCAG GGCACCCACCCTTGTGAGTGGTGGTGCTGACCATGGTACACACCCACCGGAGCCTGCTGAACCCGGGGGCACCTGCCCTGGAGTTCTTCACGGACGCTCGCATGCTCAGCACCGTCATGAGCATGCCGGCCCGGGGGGTCCAGGACCGGCATGAGACCTGGTGTCCCTGGGAAG GGGCTGGCGCCCTGGGAGGGGATCCAGATGACAAGACCCCTGCGGGGGTGCAGGGCTGTGATGGAGGTGCCCCAGGCGGCTGTCATGTGCTCCACCCAGATTTCTGCAGCCCCCTCACACCCTCAGGCCTGCTCCCAG GACTGAGGAACTTCACCTGCTCCTCAGGGTGCATTTTTGTCCTGCCTTCTGTGGAAACCTCTGCCCCCGACCCCAGCCCTTCCCGAGGCAGCTCGGACCTTGGAAACCGCTCTCAGTGCAATTCAACTTCCCCATGGCCTCTGTGCAGTGGCGACAGCCCG CCTGCGGCCGTGTGTACCAGGCAGCGAACGCGTCCAGCTGAGAGAGAGGCCCGCGAGGCACAAAGGCGCGGGCACGATGGGGCGGGGCGGACGCGGACCTGTGCCCCGGCCTCCATGGCCACACCGGGAGGGCGCTTCGGAGCCTCCCACAGCCGGGTACCTGCGGTGGCACCGCCTTACCCG GACATCCAGGAGGAAGCCCCTCAGCCACGCGATGCCACAGATAGCATGACAGTGCGGCTGGACCCTCTGGGTGGCATACAGCAGCACATAGGCGGCTGGAGAGGCCTGGGAGGGGAGCCACAGGCTGAGACCGTACCAGCCCTGCAGAGGACACTGGCCATAGCTGGG GGGCCTGCTGTCCTAGTGACCATCACGGTGTGCGTGGTGGTGGACGGAAAGCTG